A genomic region of Sander vitreus isolate 19-12246 chromosome 11, sanVit1, whole genome shotgun sequence contains the following coding sequences:
- the lmln gene encoding leishmanolysin-like peptidase, which produces MEPRLSGGGKPSVSRFLGPVLVFSILAVSVSCHGPCKHRVPPPEELVHHVYLKPERLTKRSSPDNLQLKIKIIYDYSVDQLPADKRRLVKDKLFPPAIDYLQRAFSVRRRVGPVLLSRQCSTNQYLRKRDDPHRYCQDACAEVTRCGPVVVPQHHLQQCKVCSESGKSCGPVGPPDGPGVEGSDFVLYVSGITTERCGQENIVAYAAYCQLEAGLDRPIAGYANLCPAMISSQPQEFEGMLSTVKHEIIHALGFSAGLFAFYHDDDGKPLTPRFTSGLPAFNETLGLYQWSEAVIRPVVRLWDIRGGLMVRHQVHVLVTPRVVEEARRHFNCPILEGMELENQGGTGTELNHWEKRLLENEAMTGSHTQNRVFSRLTLAIMEDSGWYRANYSLAQRLDWGRGLGCDFVMKSCKFWMDRQRQRRHSVTPYCDTVRASPLQLTCRQDQLAVAVCNLQKYPQQLPLQYQYFDSVPGVSSDQLAMFGGAVEIADFCPFSQEFSWHLSGEYQRNSYCRVAHNQPDWWRNYGAEQYGPDSVCLHQKSAFVMEQCTRKMTYPDWGSGCYKVWCSARGLTVFVQDRSFLCVRAGQQLSVSVRVSDWVYNGVLVCPACSDFCDDCPPPHQLSPSNATRSSPIDPCSSSPGLAITLWLLLLNLLPLVAGLLLCHCS; this is translated from the exons ATGGAGCCGAGGCTGAGCGGGGGTGGCAAGCCGTCCGTGTCCCGGTTCCTCGGCCCTGTCCTCGTCTTCTCCATCCTGGCTGTGTCAGTGAGTTGCCATGGACCGTGCAAACACCGGGTCCCGCCTCCCGAAGAG CTCGTCCATCACGTGTACTTGAAGCCTGAGCGCCTGACGAAGAGAAGCTCCCCCGACAACCTTCAGCTGAAGATCAAGATCATCTACGACTACAGCGTTGACCA GCTTCCTGCAGACAAGAGGAGACTAGTGAAG GATAAGCTGTTCCCTCCGGCCATCGACTACCTGCAGAGGGCCTTCAGTGTGAGGCGCAGGGTGGGGCCCGTGCTGctcagcag ACAATGTTCAACCAACCAGTACCTGAGGAAGAGAGATGACCCTCATCGCTACTGCCAGGACGCCTGCGCCGAGGTCACGCGGTGCGGCCCCGTCGTCGTACCACAGCACCACCTGCAG CAATGCAAGGTGTGCAGTGAGTCGGGGAAGTCGTGCGGCCCCGTGGGGCCCCCGGACGGCCCCGGAGTGGAAGGCTCCGACTTCGTGCTCTACGTCAGCGGCATCACCACGGAGCGCTGTGGGCAGGAGAACATCGTGGCCTACGCTGCGTACTGCCAGCTGGAGGCGGGGCTGGacag ACCGATAGCCGGCTACGCCAACCTGTGTCCAGCTATGATCTCCTCTCAGCCTCAGGAGTTTGAAGGGATGCTCTCCACTGTCAAACATGAGATCATCCACGCTCTG GGGTTCTCAGCGGGTCTGTTTGCCTTCTACCACGACGATGACGGCAAACCTCTGACTCCTCGCTTCACCAGCGGCCTGCCCGCCTTCAACGAGAC cctggGTCTGTACCAGTGGAGCGAGGCTGTGATCCGGCCGGTCGTCCGGCTGTGGGACATCAGGGGAGGACTGATGGTGCGACACCAGGTGCATGTCCTGGTCACTCCCCGAGTCGTG GAGGAGGCCCGGAGACATTTTAACTGTCCCATCCTGGAGGGGATGGAGCTGGAGAACCAGGGCGGGACGGGGACCGAGCTCAACCACTGGGAGAAGAGACTGCTGGAG AACGAGGCGATGACGGGCTCCCACACCCAGAACCGGGTGTTCTCCCGGCTCACGCTGGCCATCATGGAGGACAGCGGCTGGTACCGGGCCAACTACAGCCTGGCGCAGCGGCTGGACTGGGGCCGCGGCCTCGGCTGCGACTTCGTCATGAAGAGCTGCAAGTTCTGGATGGACCGACAGAGGCAGAG GCGACACTCGGTGACTCCGTACTGCGACACGGTGCGAGCGTCTCCGCTGCAGCTGACCTGCAGACAGGACCAGCTGGCCGTGGCCGTCTGCAACCTGCAGAAGTACCCACAGCAGCTGCCGCTCCAGtaccag tacttTGACAGCGTCCCCGGCGTCTCCTCTGATCAGCTGGCGATGTTTGGCGGCGCCGTGGAGATCGCCGACTTCTGTCCGTTCAGTCAGGAGTTCAGCTGGCACCTGAGTGGAGAATACCAGAGGAACTCCTACTGCAGAGTGGCCCACAACCAGCCAG ACTGGTGGAGGAACTACGGAGCGGAGCAGTACGGCCCAgactctgtgtgtctgcaccAGAAGTCGGCCTTCGTCATGGAGCAGTGCACCAGGAAGATGACCTACCCCGACTGGGGCTCCGGCTGCTACAAG GTGTGGTGCTCGGCCCGCGGCCTGACGGTGTTCGTCCAGGACCGCTCcttcctgtgtgtgcgtgcgggtCAGCAGCTGAGCGTGAGCGTGCGGGTCAGCGACTGGGTCTACAACGGCGTCCTGGTCTGCCCCGCCTGCTCCGACTTCTGCGACGACTGCCCTCCTCCGCACCAGCTGTCGCCCAGCAACGCCACGCGGAGTTCCCCCATCG aCCCCTGCTCCAGCTCTCCAGGTCTGGCCATCACtctgtggctgctgctgctcaacCTGCTCCCCCTGGTGGCCGGACTGCTGCTCTGCCATTGCAgctga